From the Nitrospira sp. genome, the window GCGGTCACGCCAAAGCGGGTCTCCAAACCCTTCACCAACTCCGCCAAGTCGAGCACGCTCATGCCCTCAATGGCCTTGATCAATTCTTCCTGCGAAAATTTTGTAGTGGTAGCTGACATGTCTCCCTCCCCTTTCTTTTTGTCCTGAATGGCTGCAACAACTCGCACAAATTTTGACAACACTGCGCTCAAGGTATAGACCACGCCGCGTATCGGCCCTTGCATGGCCGATAACAACATAGCAATGAGCACTTCCTTCTTGGGAAGCTTGGCAATGGCTGCGAGATCCGCCGCCTGCACGATCTTCCCTTCCAACACTCCGACTGTGACCTTGATCTTTTCGTCGCGCTTCTCCGCCCCGATCCAATCGCGCAAGATCTTGGCAGGCAAGACGGGATCGTCATAGCCGATCACCATCCCCGTCGGGCCCTTCAGATGGGCCTTGAGACCGGCCAAGCCTGTCCCCTCAGAAGCCCGAATCGCGAGGGTATTCTTCATGATCCGGTACTCAGCCTTCACCCCGCGCAATTGCTTGCGCAGCTCGGTGACCTGATTCACCGGAAGACCGACGGATTCGGTCAAGATCGCGATTCTTGCGCGGCCGAATATCTCGGCAAGTTCCGCAACCGCTGGTGCTTTAAGATCCTTCTTCATACCTGACCCTTTCTCTCCAGACGCCGGCCACGCCGGCGCTCGCTTAACTCCACTGCTTGGTCAACGCCATCGCATCTAACTGCACTCCAGGACCCATAGTGCTGGAAATCGTGGCGCTCTTCAGATAGCGGCCCTTGCAGGACGCCGGCTTCGCCTTGATGACGGATTCAAGAATGGCCGAGGCGTTGTCGTACAGCTTGTCGATGTCAAACGACACCTTGCCGACCGCCACCTGCACGATACCCGCCTTTTCGACCTTGAACTCGACCCGGCCCTTGCGAATTTCCGCCACGGCCTTCCCGACCTCAAACGTGACCGTGCCGGTCTTCGGATTCGGCATAAGCCCACGCGGACCGAGCTGTTTTCCCAACTTTCCCACTGACGCCATGAGATCCGGCGTGGAGATGGCATAGTCGAAATCCATCCAACCACCCTTGATCTTCTCCATGAGATCGTCGGATCCCACGTAGTCGGCGCCGGCCTGACGGGCCTCTTGCTCCTTGTCGCCCTTGGCGAATACCAGGACACGAACCTT encodes:
- the rplA gene encoding 50S ribosomal protein L1, whose protein sequence is MGKKMKAALEKVEPRMYALREAVDVVKKSAYAKFDESVDIALRLGVDPKRSDQMVRGTTALPHGTGKKVRVLVFAKGDKEQEARQAGADYVGSDDLMEKIKGGWMDFDYAISTPDLMASVGKLGKQLGPRGLMPNPKTGTVTFEVGKAVAEIRKGRVEFKVEKAGIVQVAVGKVSFDIDKLYDNASAILESVIKAKPASCKGRYLKSATISSTMGPGVQLDAMALTKQWS